Genomic segment of Parachlamydia sp. AcF125:
TCTCTAGCGCGTGCGTTCTATTTTTAAGAGAAATGACAAACCAAGGAGGCGAGCTTTCTAAAGAAGCGTTAGCTGCTCTTATCCAAGCTTTTAAAGAAGGCGATAATGCAACTAAATTTTGTGCTGCTAGGGCTCTAGAATCGATAGTAAAACGAGGAGGTGAGCTCCAGGAAGAAGAGCTAGCTGCTCTTATGCGTGCTTTTAATGAAGGCGACAACACAACTAAAAGTTCTGCTGTATGCGTTCTAGGAGCAATATCAGAACAAGAAGGTGAGCTTCGGGAAGAAGCGCTATACGCTCTCATCCAAGCCGTCAAAGAAGGTGATAGAAAGGCTAAGCATTATGCAGCTAGGGTTTTAGGAACAATAGCAAAACAAGGAGATGTGCTTCCGAAAGAATCGCTAGCCCTTCTCATCCAAGCTTTCAAAGAAGGGGATGCTACGACTAAAAGTTCTGCTGCTCATGTCCTAAGAGCAATAGTGGAACAAGGAGATGAGTTTTCTAAAGAAGGGCTAGTTGCTCTCATCCAAGCTCTCAAAGAAGGCGATAATGAAACTAAATGCCATGTTGTTGCTCCCCTAGAAGCGATAGTGAAACAAGGAGGTGAGCTTTCTAAAGAAGCATTAGCTGCTCTCATCTATACACTTAAAGAAGGTGAGGAGCTGACTAAAGATTATGCTGCTAGAGCCCTAGGAACAATAACAATGCAAGGAGGTGAGCTTTCTAAAGAAGCACTAGATGCTCTCATCCATGCCCTTAAAGAGGGCGGGACTAGATCTAAGTGTTCCTCTGTGTATGCCTTAAGAGAAGTAGTAAGGCAAGGAATTGGGCTTCCTAAAGAAGTGCTAGCTCCTCTCCTACAAGCTCTCAAAGGAGGCGATGAAGAGACTATGCATGGGGCTGTTTGCGTCTTAGAAGTAATGGCAAAACAAGGAGTTGAGCTTCCTAAAGAAGTACTAGCTCCCCTCATCCAAGCCCTCAAAGAAGGCGATATTGTGACTAAAAAATTTGCTGCCAAAGCTCTAAAAAAATTTGATAAAGCCACATTATTAAAAATGAGCAGTAAGGCATTTGCTTTAATTGCTGAAGCTTGTTTCTTTATGAAATATAACTTTTCAGTTAAAGACCTGCGATTGCAAATTTCCGATCAAAGAATAACTTATACATGCGAAGATAGTTTAACACTCACCTACGAGCAAATAAGAGAAAAACTGCCTAAGAAGCTTGCTGGATGGCGGAAAATGTTAGATGATATTAGCACGGCAGGAAGTATTCCAAGCCCTGTAGATCGAGTCTGATGCCAAATGGACCGCTGCTGCTCAGCAAGAGCAATCGGAGATTCTTAAGAGGGCAAGACTAAATAGCCCTTCTCCGTTCTTCCCAGCTTTTCTTATATAGGATGGAATAGGAAGCCCTAGCGATAATGGAGAAATTAGAGGCAATAGGGGAGCCATTGCTCTCCGTATGGGTAAATAAGGGCAGCAGCCCAAGCCGAATTCTCTTAGTAGCTCAGTCGTTGGCTATTTATAATTATTGTAAAAGTTTTAACTTATCGGCGGGTATTTGGCTAAATGATTAAATTCTTATCAGAATAAATGCTCTTCGAAATTAGGGGGGAGGAAAGCTGGAGGCTCATGTGGGCTGTGTCCCAGGGCGCGTATAGCATCAAATTGCTCATGCTTAATAGGTATGATCGATAGCCTAGAGCCTTTATTTAAAAGGACTATTTCCTGAAGTATCAGAGAGTCTTTAAGGTCCATAAGAGAAACAAAATAAGGGAATTTTTCCACATATTCAACCTCCACCGTAGCCCAAATTGGATTTTTAAGGGTGGCGCGTTTGTCATAGTAAGGGCTTGCAGGATCTAAAGCAGTTAAATCAAATAGCCCTGTTTTGCAAATGCGGCAAATCCCTGCCACGCCTGGGGGGGCTACATTTGAATGGTAGAAAAGCGCTAAATCACCTACCTCCATTTCATCTCGCATATAATTGCGCGCCTGATAGTTACGAACGCCATCCCATAGCGTAAAGCCGTCTTGCTTTAAATTATCAATAGAATAAACAGAGGGTTCAGATTTCATCAGCCAATATTTTATCATTGCTGCTTACCCTGTAGGTTAATCGTTATTATTCCCACTATACATTTTCACTTTTTAACGTCAATTTTTTGAGGTTTGATTCTTTTTATGATCGAGGTAATTTTGCAGAATGAGAACAGCTGCCACAGCGTCAACTACTTTTGAACGTTTTTTTCGATTGAGCGCCCCTTCTCGTAAGGCACGCTCTGCTTGGACGGTGGTTAAGCGTTCATCCCAGGTGAGGATGGGGATAGAAATAACCGTTTTGAAAAGCTCAATAAAATGTAGGACTTCATCTGCTTGAGACCCTTTTTTGCCGCTCATTAAAAGGGGCAGCCCTACGACAATTTCTTCGATCTCACACCCAAATTTCTTCTGGATGGCCAGCAATTCGTGGTGGAGCTTTTCCACGGTTTTTTCCACTTTTTTCTCGGTGGTGACTGTTTGTAAAGAACTGGCTATAGTCTGACTTTCATCGGATATCGCCATCCCAATGCGAGCCAATCCGTAATCCAGAGAAATTATCCGTTTGGGAAGGGGTTTGTTCATGCTGTTTTTTCCTTATGCATTTGAATCACGGCTTCCACAAATTTTAAAAAGAGAGGATGAGGCTTTGTGGGTTTTGATTGAAACTCGGGATGAAATTGTACACCTACCATCCACCGATGGTTTTGGATTTCTACAATTTCACATAAATCTTCCCCAGATAAAGTTCCTGTTAACCATAATCCTTTTTCTTCCACTTGAGTGCGATAGGCATTGTTGAATTCGTACCGATGCCGATGCCTTTCGTGAATAATCGATTGCTGGTAAGCATCGAAGGCTTTACTGCCTGGCTTAAGCTGGCAAGCATGAGATCCGAGACGCATGGTGCCTCCGAGGTCTTGAACGGGCTTTTGCTCACTTAATAGGGAGATAATGGGGTTTGCCGTAGCAGGCTCCATTTCTGTTGAATTGGCATCTTTTAAATGAAGGACGTGGCGTGCAAATTCGACCACCATCACTTGCATTCCTAGGCAAATACCAAAATAAGGGATATTATTCTCTCTGCAATATTTTGCAGTTAAGAGCTTTCCCCTCCAGCCGCGCTCTCCAAATCCTCCCGGCACTAAGTAACCGTCACAGTCTTGAAAACTTTTGATAGAGGGATCTTCCTCTACTTTTTCTGCTTCGATGGGCACAATTTCAAGTTGATATCCCGTATGGATGGCTGCATGATGGAGCGATTCAAAAACAGACTTATAGGCGTCGTGATGTTGCACATATTTTCCTACGATGCCCACTTTTATTTTGCCTTGAGGATGGCGAATTTTTTCAAGGATCTCTTCCCAGTCTTTGAGCTCAATAGGAGGGTTGGGTAGGTGGAGTTGCTCACAAATCATGGCATCGAGTTTCTGCTCATGCAAGTGTAGGGGCACTTCATAGATGCTAAATTCCACATCTGCCTCTTCGATCACGGCTTGGAGCGGCACGTTGCAGAATAAGCTGATTTTTTCTTTAACTTCTTGCTCTAAAGGGTTTTCACACCGGCATAAAATGATATCGGGAAAGAGTCCAATTTCGCGCAAAACCTGTACTGAATGCTGTGAGGGCTTGGTTTTAAACTCTTTGGCAGCTTTTAAAAAAGGCACATAAGTGAGGTGGATATTTAGGCACTTGCCTCTATGTTCAGAGTGAAATTGTCGAATGGCTTCTAAAAATGGTAGGGATTCAATATCGCCGACAGTTCCCCCAATTTCTACTAACACCACGTCAATGTTTTCTTTTTGATTGGCACATTGCAGGATGCATAATTTGATTTCATCGGTGATGTGAGGGATCACTTGAACTGTTTTGCCAAGGTAATCTCCTCGCCGTTCACGCTTAATCACTTGATGGTAAATTTGACCCGAGGTGGCATTAGACGCTCTTGAAAGAGGAGAGTTTGTATAGCGATAATAGTGTCCAAGGTCCAAATCGGTCTCAGCTCCGTCATCTGTGACGTAGACTTCCCCATGTTGATAAGGGCTCATTGTCCCAGGATCCACATTTAAATAGGGATCGAGCTTGAGCATGGCGATGTTCAAGCTTTTTTTTTCCAGTAGCATCCCAATAGATGCTGAAGTCAGCCCTTTCCCTAGGGAAGAACAGACCCCTCCGGTGATGAAGATGTATTTTGCTTGCATAAGAGAAATTCAACTTTTTTAATATCTGTGGGTTCATCAATACCGATGCTCATACTATCCACCACAACGGTTTTAATGCGGTAGCCATATTCTAAAATTTTGAGCTGTTCTAAATCTTCGGAGAGTTGGAGAGGGGTAGCCGGAAGCTTGGTATATAACAATAAAAACTCTGTCTTATACCCATACACTCCGATGTGTCTATAATAAGGAGTTTCTGGTTGATAGCCTGGCTTTTTTGAAGAAGGAATGAGGGTCCGGCTGAAGTAAAGAGCATCTCCATCTTGGCGGCGAACACATTTCACCACTGCAGGATCTAAGGCTTCTTCTTCTGTTTTAATGGGCGTAACGGGAGTTGAAACCACCACTTGCTCATCCGCTCGGAGAGCTTCAATCACTTTTTGGATGACTTCAGGTTCAAGAAAGGGTTCATCTCCTTGAATATTGACCACATAGGGAACTTGTTGGAGAGAGGGATTTTGACTGATGACTTCCGCTAAACGGTCGGTTCCATTGCGGCAATTTTCAGAGGTTAGATACGCTTTTCCTCCAAATGCATGCACATGCTCTAAAATACTCTGGCTATCTGTTGCCACTATCAGGTCGTCTAGCTGTTTGCAGCGCAGGGCATTTTCGTAAGTTCTTTGGATCACGGTTTTACCCGCGATTGGAATTAAAAGTTTCTCGGGTAGGCGTTGGCTTTTTAAGCGAGCAGGTATAATTCCAACAACTTGTAAGGGTTTTTTCATAAGAGGCCCGACCTTATTTTTTAGCATTTAAAGGATCATACACGATTTGAGCCATTCCTTCAATTATTAGTTATTTAAAATTAAATATTTATGGGGTATTAGAATGTTGCGAACGTAGCTTGAAAATTGGGGAGAGTTTTAGCTGCATCGCACACTCCCCAACGAAAATGTTCCCTTAAAAGCTAGGGAGCATCCCTTTGAAAGAGAATAGAGATTATCTTTTGACGATAAAATTCGAGAAAAGTAAAAAGCCTCTTTGATAGCGTTAGAGGGCCCCTCTTTTAGTCGTTTGATTAAAAAAGCTTTGAAATTAGAGCCTTCGTAGCTTTTTGTAGGCTGTTCCAGCCATGCTGCTACTCAACATAGCGAAGGAAAATAGAAAGGGTTTCCAATTTTTAGGCTAATGCTTTTTAGTTTGCTCTAATCTGGCTTTGAATTAAGCACAGCTGTGCTTCCGCCCTTTGAAAATCTTCTTGCGCTATCAACTCTTTAAGTTCTACCACACTTGCATAAATCTCGGTTTTTAATCGTTTAGATAAAGAGGGGAATAATTCTAAATAGGAGGGAAGAGCTTCTTCAATAAAAGGCTTCAATTCCTTTTCCACCAAAAGGTGAGCCTGAGTATGAAGGTTTTTCACAATCTGATTGCAAGCAAATAAAAGATCTTGAATATGCATGCTCGCCTCGAGCAAGCCTGCGGAATTCTTTGAAGATTCTTCAAACTGTGCTCTCCAAATATCTCGCTCTAAGGAAGAGGCTTGAGAGGAATGCGGGGTAGAAGAATGAGAGCTTTCTTGGTTTTTCAATATAGAAGCGCGGAGGGTCGTAATTTTTTTGTCTAAATAAGTGATAAATTGGCGCCGCACGAGGCGAAATTCAGGAGCTTCACTACGTCTAAGAGCTTGGCGGCGATCATTTTCTAGCCATTTGTAAATGATCTTGGACCTTAAGCCCGTTTTTTTTAAATAAGCATTAATAATATCTAACTGGTCGAGGTTGAACTCTTCAGCTAGGGTATTTTTCATTTTTATTAAAAAATTTAATTGGGAAGGAAATAGATTCATATTTTTATTTTCCTTTTGCTGCGTTGATCAAGTTGATAGAAAAAATTTTACATTTTTTCTCCCCCATGTGTTCGACTATGTGTACTAAATTTAATAAACGAGCGAGAGGGGATTGGGTTATATAATTAGGTATCTCCACATTAAATTCAAAAATTGAAAGTCCCGAGATTCCAAGTGGCCTAAATTTAACCTTAACGCGCTTTTTAAAACATTGCTCAAGTGCAGGTTCAGGGCTAAGCCTTGGAGATATGATCAAAAGTTGTGTATGAGGTAAAAAAAAAGAGAGCGCATCCTTAAAATGTTTTTTACCACAAAAAAATAGAAAGGAGTGCGCCCATGGAAGATTTTCGTTTTTCTTCAAAAAAAATGCTATCGACAAATGAGCAAAGTAACCCTCTCGAAGAAATTCTTCGTAAAGGGGCTCAAAAATTGTTGCAACAAGCTGTTGAACTTGAAGTACAAGAGTATCTAGAACTTTACAAACAATCTAAGAAATCTACTCATCAATCCCTAGCTGTAAGAAATGGTTATTTACCAGAAAAAAAACATTCAAACAGGCGTTGGTCCAATTGCGATTCGCCAACCTAGAGTAAGGCATAGAGGCGATGGCAAGTTCACAAGCGCAATTCTGCCACCTTATTTGAGAAGGACACAAAGTATAGAGGCCGTTATTCCTGTATTGTATCTTAAAGGCATATCCACCCTGGATTTTCCGCAAGCTCTAGAGGCAATTTTGGGAGAAAATGCTAAAGGACTATCGCCTACAAATATCGTTAGATTGAAAGATTCATGGACAACAGAATATCAAAATTGGCTCAAAAGTGATTTATCCGCAAAAAAGTATGCTTATATCTGGGCAGATGGGATTTATTTTAACATTCATTTAGAAGAAGATCGACCTTGTGTTCTGGTTCTAGTAGGTGCTTTAGAGAATGGAAATAAAGAAACTATAATGATTTATGTTGGTCAACGAGAAAGCAATTTGTCTTGGAAAGAAGTTCTACAAAATTTAAAGCATCGAGGTCTTAAAGAAGGGCCAAAACTTGCAATTGGAGATGGAGCACTTGGCTTTTGGGCTGCTTTAGAGGAAGAATTTCCAGCAACAAAGCAGCAATGATGTTGGGTACATAAAACAGCCAATATTTTAGATAAAATGCCAAAGAGTGTTCAAAAATATGCCAAAGAAATCATTCATGAAATTTATATGGCTCCAAGAAAAATGGATGGGCTAAAGAAGTTCCTTGGAACGTACGAATCAAAATATCCAAAAGCCTGTGAAGGCTTAAAAAAGGACAAAGATCAACTATTTAGTTTTTATGATTTTCCAGGCATTCATTGGCAACATATAAGAACAACAAACCCAATTGAATCAACATTTGCAACAATTAGACATCGCACACGACAAACTAAAGGGTGTGGATCGAGAACAGCGACTCTTGCAATGGTTTACAAAGCTATCCTTAGAAGCACAAAAACAATGGCGAAAATTAAAAGGTCACGAATTGATTAGCAAACTGATTTTGGGTGTGCCTTTTAAGGATGGAGAAGAAGTTTTTGATATGAAAAATACAGCTTAATTTTTTAAAGGTTGGATGCGTGTTTAGACGTTCAAAACACAACTTTTGACAATATCTCTCGCATGTATTCTAAATTCATAAGCAAGGCGTCTTCCAGGCTAAGCTTCTTTTTCCTGCCGCTATTAAAATTTCTGCTTTTTATAGATTGCTCTAAATGTTTACCATCTTATTGAATGTAGAGCGTTTAACACCTGTTAGACGACGAAATTTTTCATCGTCTAGGTCCTTCACTATTTCAAATTTCATTGCACCTCGCTCCCCTAAAATAAAAGGAGTATACCAAAAGAATTTAATTTCGAAAGAGTTCTAATGAAAAAAATAGGCTTTCAATTAATTAATAGCAAGCTTATGAAGAATGATCAATCGTCAAAAAAATGACTTGTTTGCTTTGACAGCGCTAAAACGACCTCTTCAAACTTAACTTGCTGTTTACCCATAGCAGAAAGGAAGTTATTCCAACGTTGCTGGGTTTCTTTTGCTTCATAAAATGCTCGCGTGAATGCAATTGGGCGCTGTAAAGGGGTTTTGCGATTTGCAAACACTTCGTGGATGGCAATGATTAATTTTTCAGATTTAATTTCATAAGCTCTTAAGATAGTCCATAGATCGTAAAAGTCTTTCATTCGAGTATTTACAAGAGCAAGTTTTACAATTGATTCTAGTTTTTCTGCTATAACAGTTTCTAAAGTGTAGCCTAGCAAGATTGGTTTTGGCATTTCAAGAAGTGTTGGATATTGAATTCGTTGAGGTTTAGGAATAATGACATCATTAAATCCAATGTCAATAAGAACAGGCATTTTTGTTGTGAATAACTTTGCCGAGAAACTACTACTTATACCATTGTAGTCCCCACCAGTTTGTGTATTACGAAGAATGAGTTTTTGCGCGTCAAAAATAATACCATCTTCTTCACAGGTCATTTCTGAAACTTCTGTAATGATACGTTTTAAATTATCAATCTGGTTAGAAGTTCTAGCAAGCAGATCGATATCCATAGTGGCACGATGATCGGTTGAATCCCAAACCTTCAATATGAGACCACCTTTAAGAAAAAATTTGTCGGCATACGGGCTAAGGCTAAGACGGTATAAAAATCGCTCCATAGCATAATAACGGAGGATTTCATCAAAGGGTCGATTTCTTTTTTCCGATAGATTTTTTAATCGCTGACGTATCGATTCACCAAGATTTTTTTTAGATTTTCCAACTAATTTATTCACTGACAATTGTCTCCATAATCGGCTTTAAAATCTTTTCAACTCGAAATAATTTTGCATATTCAAAAAGCTTATCTAAGTTCGTTTTTCTGCTATGCCAGTACATCTTCAATGCTTCAAGAACGACATCCATTCCGATTTTATTGCGGAACTTTACGCAGTCGACAAGGGTTTTTTCAACATCAAAAATCATAACCTTGCATCCATCGATTGCGTGTTTCTGTACACCTGTTGTCAATAGCCTTTGGCTGTACCAAAAATAACGCATGGGAGGGTAAGAGATCACAGGCTTGTGAGCTTGACTTGGCAGAGCAACATAGACGAAGTGAGGAATTTGTGTTGTAATTTCATGGAATGCCAAAGCTGAAATGAGACAAATAACCCCGCGGGGGATCTTTTTAGCTACTGGAATAAAGTCTGGCAATGAAGGATCTGGCATTTCAATCAGCCTATATAACCCTCTACTAATGACTTCCAAATCTCCTCTATCTCGAAGAGCATAAAGTTCTCGGCGATGTATGCCTAGTGCTATCGCCTCAGACATTGTGAGAATACCCCCTGCTTTTCGGAATTCTGCAACAGCTAGCTCAAGCTTTGATTTTTTTTGCATGGAACAAACTTGCGGATTATTTTATCTATATCCGCAATATTGTACCAAAATACTGAAAATGTCAAAAGGATTACGACAAAAAGGATAAATTAGTTGGGGCTGACTTAAGATAAAATTTTTCCAAAAAATAGTTGCGCTTAGGAACTTTTTGGGAGTTTTTATTTTCTATGGGGGTAATTTTTCGAAAAAATACCAAATTCGCCTCTTAAAATAACGTCAGTTCTCTAATTGCGCTTTAAGTCAACTCTTTTTTATTTTTCAATTCTCAATGTTTAAGTTCAAGCCTTCAAGTTCAAGTCTCAAAAGTCTCAAGGTTCTCTTTCTTTATTTTTTTTCTTCTCCTCACCTAAGCATGGTAGAGGCAAAAAAATAAAGAAGAGCAGCCTAAAAATTCACT
This window contains:
- a CDS encoding EVE domain-containing protein; the protein is MIKYWLMKSEPSVYSIDNLKQDGFTLWDGVRNYQARNYMRDEMEVGDLALFYHSNVAPPGVAGICRICKTGLFDLTALDPASPYYDKRATLKNPIWATVEVEYVEKFPYFVSLMDLKDSLILQEIVLLNKGSRLSIIPIKHEQFDAIRALGHSPHEPPAFLPPNFEEHLF
- the ruvX gene encoding Holliday junction resolvase RuvX; translation: MNKPLPKRIISLDYGLARIGMAISDESQTIASSLQTVTTEKKVEKTVEKLHHELLAIQKKFGCEIEEIVVGLPLLMSGKKGSQADEVLHFIELFKTVISIPILTWDERLTTVQAERALREGALNRKKRSKVVDAVAAVLILQNYLDHKKNQTSKN
- a CDS encoding CTP synthase, whose translation is MQAKYIFITGGVCSSLGKGLTSASIGMLLEKKSLNIAMLKLDPYLNVDPGTMSPYQHGEVYVTDDGAETDLDLGHYYRYTNSPLSRASNATSGQIYHQVIKRERRGDYLGKTVQVIPHITDEIKLCILQCANQKENIDVVLVEIGGTVGDIESLPFLEAIRQFHSEHRGKCLNIHLTYVPFLKAAKEFKTKPSQHSVQVLREIGLFPDIILCRCENPLEQEVKEKISLFCNVPLQAVIEEADVEFSIYEVPLHLHEQKLDAMICEQLHLPNPPIELKDWEEILEKIRHPQGKIKVGIVGKYVQHHDAYKSVFESLHHAAIHTGYQLEIVPIEAEKVEEDPSIKSFQDCDGYLVPGGFGERGWRGKLLTAKYCRENNIPYFGICLGMQVMVVEFARHVLHLKDANSTEMEPATANPIISLLSEQKPVQDLGGTMRLGSHACQLKPGSKAFDAYQQSIIHERHRHRYEFNNAYRTQVEEKGLWLTGTLSGEDLCEIVEIQNHRWMVGVQFHPEFQSKPTKPHPLFLKFVEAVIQMHKEKTA
- the kdsB gene encoding 3-deoxy-manno-octulosonate cytidylyltransferase; translation: MKKPLQVVGIIPARLKSQRLPEKLLIPIAGKTVIQRTYENALRCKQLDDLIVATDSQSILEHVHAFGGKAYLTSENCRNGTDRLAEVISQNPSLQQVPYVVNIQGDEPFLEPEVIQKVIEALRADEQVVVSTPVTPIKTEEEALDPAVVKCVRRQDGDALYFSRTLIPSSKKPGYQPETPYYRHIGVYGYKTEFLLLYTKLPATPLQLSEDLEQLKILEYGYRIKTVVVDSMSIGIDEPTDIKKVEFLLCKQNTSSSPEGSVLP
- a CDS encoding nucleotidyl transferase AbiEii/AbiGii toxin family protein, with protein sequence MNKLVGKSKKNLGESIRQRLKNLSEKRNRPFDEILRYYAMERFLYRLSLSPYADKFFLKGGLILKVWDSTDHRATMDIDLLARTSNQIDNLKRIITEVSEMTCEEDGIIFDAQKLILRNTQTGGDYNGISSSFSAKLFTTKMPVLIDIGFNDVIIPKPQRIQYPTLLEMPKPILLGYTLETVIAEKLESIVKLALVNTRMKDFYDLWTILRAYEIKSEKLIIAIHEVFANRKTPLQRPIAFTRAFYEAKETQQRWNNFLSAMGKQQVKFEEVVLALSKQTSHFFDD
- a CDS encoding type IV toxin-antitoxin system AbiEi family antitoxin domain-containing protein codes for the protein MQKKSKLELAVAEFRKAGGILTMSEAIALGIHRRELYALRDRGDLEVISRGLYRLIEMPDPSLPDFIPVAKKIPRGVICLISALAFHEITTQIPHFVYVALPSQAHKPVISYPPMRYFWYSQRLLTTGVQKHAIDGCKVMIFDVEKTLVDCVKFRNKIGMDVVLEALKMYWHSRKTNLDKLFEYAKLFRVEKILKPIMETIVSE